Proteins encoded by one window of Oreochromis niloticus isolate F11D_XX linkage group LG17, O_niloticus_UMD_NMBU, whole genome shotgun sequence:
- the depdc1a gene encoding DEP domain-containing protein 1A isoform X1, with translation MSSHVITPGPYRATKLWNEVTRLFRAGMPLRKHRQNFRHYASCFTASAAVDWLHQLLCNNSNFGPDVTRQQTVQLLKKFLKNHVIEDVKGRWGTEDLEDNNVLYRFPSTSPLKPIPYSAPASESRSIKKRASFKDKEGFFRFRSTRRQEKETQENVDPALRIQQEGDNQPEEEQQQQRRELTVEDEQEIWRDITLTHLQRILDVPSLEEVLDHRYVNPQNIIHNMTKVNKHGVVTLDDKTNDLPDWVLSAMRSLANWPKYNGTQQSYPGFERDVFKTVSDYFYSLPQPLLTYELYELFINVLVFCGYVAAPSMRQHLKRKKSDLPAVPPPAKSSFRSTECLLLSLLRQGTCDETESPMSEVIGGKLQSRLAALKGGGGADADDGPLGGSCISLSTVVPTRPQTRSCSLETILDDSAPLTRQQLFQSSDSLASCAYSNRSQDDSSSITTPHTRSFGTSVSKPAPVTSENAPGVTARNRLSVIPLAGLSASHRSRSLRPHSFSSCLDIVIETREEDVKELKWQGRAASCLSINSPSSQQQASLASHPPSLSSCHPFSSYFRPFPSSFSSAATKAQGSNAATGPRPASSTSNLWTLPAPAAVRRCLSSLEVSHLSQPVSLLKAPVSVSAGNSQPPKNQNEHSVLQPQCERVAIEALQLCTLLLPPASRRKLQLLMRMASRISQNVDMPRLHPAIGTRTLMVHTFSGCVLGSAEECDLDELLATRLVSFLMDHQQSILSVPEYLLGAISDHIQYLRTAQVPMDSVSKTDKSDPVCPPVPIYTFCHQISGAEFEQQKLESSQKAMEELLEILVTDQNISEKDRRKKLKQFQKQYPDIYRQRFPSSDGESKTDNKPKIKPPLLNIKKTKAFSIRN, from the exons ATGAGTTCTCATGTTATCACCCCTGGACCGTACCGAGCCACGAAATTG TGGAATGAGGTGACACGTTTGTTTCGGGCTGGCATGCCCCTCAGGAAGCATCGCCAGAACTTCAGGCACTATGCTTCCTGCTtcactgcttctgctgctgttgattGGCTGCACCAGCTGCTCTGTAACAACAGCAACTTTGGCCCCGACGTTACCAGGCAGCAGACAGTTCAGCTCCTGAAGAAGTTTCTGAAGAACCATGTGATTGAAGATGTAAAGGGACGCTGGGGAACAGAGGACCTGGAGGACAACAATGTGCTGTACAG GTTTCCCTCCACTTCTCCTCTGAAACCCATCCCCTATTCAGCTCCAGCCTCAGAGTCCAGATCCATAAAAAAGAGAGCTTCATTCAAGGACAAAGAAGGTTTCTTCAGGTTTAGAAGCACACggaggcaggagaaggagaCCCAG GAAAATGTGGATCCTGCACTCCGAATACAGCAGGAAGGCGACAATCAGCCCGAAgaagagcagcagcaacagagaCGAGAGCTGACAGTGGAGGATGAACAGGAGATCTGGAGAGACATCACGCTGACCCA CCTTCAGAGGATTCTGGATGTTCCGTCTCTTGAAGAGGTTTTAGACCATCGTTATGTGAATCCACAGAACATCATCCACAATATGACCAAAGTCAACAAACACGGAGTGGTCACACTGGATGACAAGACCA ATGACCTTCCAGACTGGGTTCTGTCTGCCATGAGGAGCCTGGCCAATT GGCCAAAGTACAACGGCACACAGCAATCCTATCCTGGCTTTGAAAGAGATGTCTTCAAAACGGTGTCCGATTACTTCTACAGCCTCCCGCAGCCACTGCTCACATATGAACTGTATGAACTGTTTATCAATGTTCTAG TGTTCTGCGGCTACGTTGCAGCGCCTTCTATGCGCCAGCATTTGAAGCGCAAGAAATCGGACCTTCCTGCAGTGCCCCCTCCAGCCAAGTCGTCATTTCGCTCCACGGAGTGTCTCCTCCTGTCGCTGCTCAGACAGGGGACATGCGACGAGACAGAATCCCCCATGAGCGAGGTAATTGGTGGGAAACTTCAGTCCCGGCTGGCAGCACTGAAAGGAGGCGGCGGCGCTGATGCGGATGACGGCCCATTAGGAGGCAGCTGCATCAGCCTCAGTACAGTTGTTCCCACCAGACCTCAAACAAGGAGTTGCTCCCTGGAAACCATCCTGGATGACTCTGCCCCTCTTACCAGACAACAGCTGTTTCAGTCCAGTGACAGCCTGGCATCCTGTGCCTATAGCAACAGGAGCCAGGACGACAGCTCTTCCATCACAACACCTCACACTCGTTCATTCGGGACATCTGTGTCCAAACCAGCACCCGTTACTTCTGAAAACGCACCAGGAGTTACAGCCAGAAACAGGCTGTCTGTCATACCCTTGGCTGGACTGTCAGCTTCACACAGGTCTCGTTCCTTACGGCCTCACAGCTTCAGCAGCTGCCTGGACATTGTCATAGAGACCAGGGAGGAAGATGTCAAAGAGCTTAAGTGGCAGGGTCGAGCAGCCAGCTGCCTCAGCATAAACTCTCCTTCCAGTCAGCAGCAGGCTTCCTTAGCTTCACATCCTCCATCACTGTCTTCCTGTCATCCCTTCTCTTCGTACTTTCGTCCTTTCCCTTCTTCTTTCTCATCTGCTGCAACCAAAGCACAAGGGTCTAATGCTGCTACAGGACCCAGACCGGCCTCCAGCACCTCTAATCTTTGGACGCTTCCTGCACCCGCTGCCGTTCGCCGCTGCCTCAGCTCTCTGGAAGTGTCCCACCTGTCACAACCTGTTTCACTGCTCAAAGcgcctgtgtctgtgtctgccggCAACTCCCAGCCCCCCAAAAACCAAAATGAGCACA GCGTTCTCCAGCCTCAGTGTGAACGTGTAGCCATCGAGGCCCTGCAGCTCTGCACCCTCCTCCTTCCACCCGCCTCCCGCAGGAAGTTGCAGCTGCTCATGAGGATGGCGTCACGCATCAGCCAGAATGTAGACATGCCTCGCCTCCACCCTGCTATCGGCACCCGGACATTG ATGGTTCACACATTTTCAGGCTGTGTCCTGGGCAgtgctgaggagtgtgatttGGATGAGCTGTTAGCAACCAGGCTGGTGTCATTTTTAATGGACCATCAGCAAAGCATCCTCTCAGTCCCAGAGTACCTGCTTGGTGCCATCAGTGACCATATACAGTACCTACGAACAGCACAG GTCCCGATGGACTCTGTTTCAAAGACTGACAAAAGCGATCCGGTTTGCCCTCCAGTGCCGATCTATACGTTCTGCCATCAGATCAGTGGCGCTGAGTTTGAACAGCAAAAACTGGAGTCCTCTCAGAAGGCCATGGAGGAGCTGCTAGAGATCCTGGTGACAGATCAAAACATCAGTGAGAAGGACAGACGCAAGAAACTGAAACAG TTTCAGAAGCAGTACCCAGACATCTACAGGCAACGATTCCCCTCCTCGGACGGAGAGAGCAAGACTGACAacaaaccaaagatcaaacctcCACTCCTCAACATCAAGAAGACCAAAGCTTTCAGCATCAGGAACTGA
- the LOC100694376 gene encoding retinal Mueller cells isomerohydrolase isoform X1 — MVSRVEHPAASYKKIFESVEELNEPIPAVITGIIPSWLGGSLLRMGPGLFEVGDEHFQHLFDGQALIHKFDLKNGQVTYYRKFIRTDAYVRAMTENRVVITEFGTAAYPDPCKNIFSRFFTYFRGIEVTDNCLVNIYPIGEDFYAVTETNYITKVDPDSLETLKKVDLCKYLSVNGVTAHPHTERDGTVYNIGNCFGKNMSLAYNIVKIPPVPKDKSDPIEKSQVLVQLPSSERLKPSYVHSFGMTDNYFVFVEQPVKINLLKFLSAWSFRGATYMDCFESNTSMGTWFHLASKEPAGYLSSHKFRTSAFNLFHHINAYEDEGFIVVDLCTWKGHEFVYNYLYLANLKEEWEEVKKAAARAPQPEVRRYVLPLDIHREDQGKNLVSLSYTTATAVLDSDGTIWLEPEVLFSGPRQAFEFPQINYSKCCGKKYSFAYGLGLNHFIPDRIVKLNVQTKEIWVWQEEDSYPSEPLFVPSPGATQEDDGVLLSVVVKPGAQRPGSLLVLDARNLTELARAEVNTIIPITLHGMYKP, encoded by the exons ATGGTCAGCCG CGTGGAGCATCCTGCTGCCAGCTACAAGAAGATCTTTGAGTCAGTGGAGGAGCTGAATGAGCCCATACCAGCAGTTATCACCG GTATTATCCCGTCATGGCTGGGGGGAAGTCTTCTCAGGATGGGTCCAGGTCTCTTCGAGGTGGGAGATGAACATTTCCAGCACCTGTTTGATGGACAGGCTCTCATCCACAAGTTTGACCTGAAGAATGGTCAGGTGACTTACTACCGGAA GTTTATTAGGACAGATGCCTACGTTCGGGCCATGACAGAGAACAGAGTTGTCATCACTGAGTTTGGCACGGCAGCCTACCCAGACCCCTGCAAAAACATCTTCTCGAG GTTCTTTACTTACTTCAGAGGCATTGAAGTGACTGATAACTGTTTAGTGAACATCTACCCGATTGGTGAAGACTTCTACGCAGTCACTGAGACCAACTACATTACCAAGGTTGACCCTGATTCACTGGAGACATTAAAAAAG GTGGATCTTTGTAAGTACCTCTCAGTGAATGGGGTGACCGCCCACCCCCACACTGAACGAGATGGCACGGTCTACAACATTGGTAACTGCTTTGGCAAGAACATGAGTCTGGCTTATAACATTGTTAAGATCCCACCTGTTCCAAAAG ATAAATCAGACCCCATAGAGAAGTCCCAAGTGTTGGTCCAGCTGCCAAGCAGTGAGAGGCTTAAACCCTCCTATGTACACAG CTTCGGTATGACAGACAACTATTTTGTATTTGTGGAGCAGCCGGTGAAAATCAACCTGCTCAAGTTCTTGTCAGCTTGGAGCTTCAGAGGAGCCACATACATGGACTGCTTTGAGTCCAACACCAGCATGGGG ACATGGTTCCACTTGGCCAGTAAAGAGCCAGCGGGTTATCTGAGTAGTCACAAGTTCAGAACATCAGCATTCAACCTCTTTCACCATATTAACGCCTATGAAGACGAAGGATTCATCGTTGTCGATCTCTGCACGTGGAAAGG TCATGAATTTGTGTATAACTACCTGTACCTGGCTAATCTGAAAGAGGAGTGGGAGGAGGTGAAGAAAGCAGCTGCACGAGCTCCACAGCCTGAGGTCAGACGATATGTCCTTCCACTGGATATTCACAGG gagGATCAGGGGAAGAATCTGGTATCTCTTTCATACACTACAGCGACCGCCGTTCTTGACAGCGACGGTACTATCTGGCTCGAACCTGAAGTGCTGTTTTCTGGACCAAGACAGG CTTTCGAGTTTCCACAGATCAACTATTCAAAGTGTTGTGGGAAGAAGTACTCCTTCGCCTATGGCCTGGGACTCAACCACTTCATTCCTGACAGG ATCGTCAAGCTGAATGTGCAGACCAAAGAGATCTGGGTGTGGCAGGAGGAGGACAGTTACCCATCAGAGCCACTGTTTGTGCCATCACCCGGAGCTACACAGGAAGATGATG GTGTGTTGCTGAGCGTTGTGGTAAAGCCAGGTGCGCAGAGACCAGGTTCCCTGCTGGTGCTGGATGCCAGAAACCTGACAGAGCTCGCCAGGGCAGAAGTCAACACTATCATCCCCATCACCCTGCATGGGATGTACAAGCCGTGA
- the LOC100694376 gene encoding retinal Mueller cells isomerohydrolase isoform X2 gives MGPGLFEVGDEHFQHLFDGQALIHKFDLKNGQVTYYRKFIRTDAYVRAMTENRVVITEFGTAAYPDPCKNIFSRFFTYFRGIEVTDNCLVNIYPIGEDFYAVTETNYITKVDPDSLETLKKVDLCKYLSVNGVTAHPHTERDGTVYNIGNCFGKNMSLAYNIVKIPPVPKDKSDPIEKSQVLVQLPSSERLKPSYVHSFGMTDNYFVFVEQPVKINLLKFLSAWSFRGATYMDCFESNTSMGTWFHLASKEPAGYLSSHKFRTSAFNLFHHINAYEDEGFIVVDLCTWKGHEFVYNYLYLANLKEEWEEVKKAAARAPQPEVRRYVLPLDIHREDQGKNLVSLSYTTATAVLDSDGTIWLEPEVLFSGPRQAFEFPQINYSKCCGKKYSFAYGLGLNHFIPDRIVKLNVQTKEIWVWQEEDSYPSEPLFVPSPGATQEDDGVLLSVVVKPGAQRPGSLLVLDARNLTELARAEVNTIIPITLHGMYKP, from the exons ATGGGTCCAGGTCTCTTCGAGGTGGGAGATGAACATTTCCAGCACCTGTTTGATGGACAGGCTCTCATCCACAAGTTTGACCTGAAGAATGGTCAGGTGACTTACTACCGGAA GTTTATTAGGACAGATGCCTACGTTCGGGCCATGACAGAGAACAGAGTTGTCATCACTGAGTTTGGCACGGCAGCCTACCCAGACCCCTGCAAAAACATCTTCTCGAG GTTCTTTACTTACTTCAGAGGCATTGAAGTGACTGATAACTGTTTAGTGAACATCTACCCGATTGGTGAAGACTTCTACGCAGTCACTGAGACCAACTACATTACCAAGGTTGACCCTGATTCACTGGAGACATTAAAAAAG GTGGATCTTTGTAAGTACCTCTCAGTGAATGGGGTGACCGCCCACCCCCACACTGAACGAGATGGCACGGTCTACAACATTGGTAACTGCTTTGGCAAGAACATGAGTCTGGCTTATAACATTGTTAAGATCCCACCTGTTCCAAAAG ATAAATCAGACCCCATAGAGAAGTCCCAAGTGTTGGTCCAGCTGCCAAGCAGTGAGAGGCTTAAACCCTCCTATGTACACAG CTTCGGTATGACAGACAACTATTTTGTATTTGTGGAGCAGCCGGTGAAAATCAACCTGCTCAAGTTCTTGTCAGCTTGGAGCTTCAGAGGAGCCACATACATGGACTGCTTTGAGTCCAACACCAGCATGGGG ACATGGTTCCACTTGGCCAGTAAAGAGCCAGCGGGTTATCTGAGTAGTCACAAGTTCAGAACATCAGCATTCAACCTCTTTCACCATATTAACGCCTATGAAGACGAAGGATTCATCGTTGTCGATCTCTGCACGTGGAAAGG TCATGAATTTGTGTATAACTACCTGTACCTGGCTAATCTGAAAGAGGAGTGGGAGGAGGTGAAGAAAGCAGCTGCACGAGCTCCACAGCCTGAGGTCAGACGATATGTCCTTCCACTGGATATTCACAGG gagGATCAGGGGAAGAATCTGGTATCTCTTTCATACACTACAGCGACCGCCGTTCTTGACAGCGACGGTACTATCTGGCTCGAACCTGAAGTGCTGTTTTCTGGACCAAGACAGG CTTTCGAGTTTCCACAGATCAACTATTCAAAGTGTTGTGGGAAGAAGTACTCCTTCGCCTATGGCCTGGGACTCAACCACTTCATTCCTGACAGG ATCGTCAAGCTGAATGTGCAGACCAAAGAGATCTGGGTGTGGCAGGAGGAGGACAGTTACCCATCAGAGCCACTGTTTGTGCCATCACCCGGAGCTACACAGGAAGATGATG GTGTGTTGCTGAGCGTTGTGGTAAAGCCAGGTGCGCAGAGACCAGGTTCCCTGCTGGTGCTGGATGCCAGAAACCTGACAGAGCTCGCCAGGGCAGAAGTCAACACTATCATCCCCATCACCCTGCATGGGATGTACAAGCCGTGA
- the depdc1a gene encoding DEP domain-containing protein 1A isoform X2, whose translation MSSHVITPGPYRATKLWNEVTRLFRAGMPLRKHRQNFRHYASCFTASAAVDWLHQLLCNNSNFGPDVTRQQTVQLLKKFLKNHVIEDVKGRWGTEDLEDNNVLYRFPSTSPLKPIPYSAPASESRSIKKRASFKDKEGFFRFRSTRRQEKETQENVDPALRIQQEGDNQPEEEQQQQRRELTVEDEQEIWRDITLTHLQRILDVPSLEEVLDHRYVNPQNIIHNMTKVNKHGVVTLDDKTNDLPDWVLSAMRSLANWPKYNGTQQSYPGFERDVFKTVSDYFYSLPQPLLTYELYELFINVLGVLQPQCERVAIEALQLCTLLLPPASRRKLQLLMRMASRISQNVDMPRLHPAIGTRTLMVHTFSGCVLGSAEECDLDELLATRLVSFLMDHQQSILSVPEYLLGAISDHIQYLRTAQVPMDSVSKTDKSDPVCPPVPIYTFCHQISGAEFEQQKLESSQKAMEELLEILVTDQNISEKDRRKKLKQFQKQYPDIYRQRFPSSDGESKTDNKPKIKPPLLNIKKTKAFSIRN comes from the exons ATGAGTTCTCATGTTATCACCCCTGGACCGTACCGAGCCACGAAATTG TGGAATGAGGTGACACGTTTGTTTCGGGCTGGCATGCCCCTCAGGAAGCATCGCCAGAACTTCAGGCACTATGCTTCCTGCTtcactgcttctgctgctgttgattGGCTGCACCAGCTGCTCTGTAACAACAGCAACTTTGGCCCCGACGTTACCAGGCAGCAGACAGTTCAGCTCCTGAAGAAGTTTCTGAAGAACCATGTGATTGAAGATGTAAAGGGACGCTGGGGAACAGAGGACCTGGAGGACAACAATGTGCTGTACAG GTTTCCCTCCACTTCTCCTCTGAAACCCATCCCCTATTCAGCTCCAGCCTCAGAGTCCAGATCCATAAAAAAGAGAGCTTCATTCAAGGACAAAGAAGGTTTCTTCAGGTTTAGAAGCACACggaggcaggagaaggagaCCCAG GAAAATGTGGATCCTGCACTCCGAATACAGCAGGAAGGCGACAATCAGCCCGAAgaagagcagcagcaacagagaCGAGAGCTGACAGTGGAGGATGAACAGGAGATCTGGAGAGACATCACGCTGACCCA CCTTCAGAGGATTCTGGATGTTCCGTCTCTTGAAGAGGTTTTAGACCATCGTTATGTGAATCCACAGAACATCATCCACAATATGACCAAAGTCAACAAACACGGAGTGGTCACACTGGATGACAAGACCA ATGACCTTCCAGACTGGGTTCTGTCTGCCATGAGGAGCCTGGCCAATT GGCCAAAGTACAACGGCACACAGCAATCCTATCCTGGCTTTGAAAGAGATGTCTTCAAAACGGTGTCCGATTACTTCTACAGCCTCCCGCAGCCACTGCTCACATATGAACTGTATGAACTGTTTATCAATGTTCTAG GCGTTCTCCAGCCTCAGTGTGAACGTGTAGCCATCGAGGCCCTGCAGCTCTGCACCCTCCTCCTTCCACCCGCCTCCCGCAGGAAGTTGCAGCTGCTCATGAGGATGGCGTCACGCATCAGCCAGAATGTAGACATGCCTCGCCTCCACCCTGCTATCGGCACCCGGACATTG ATGGTTCACACATTTTCAGGCTGTGTCCTGGGCAgtgctgaggagtgtgatttGGATGAGCTGTTAGCAACCAGGCTGGTGTCATTTTTAATGGACCATCAGCAAAGCATCCTCTCAGTCCCAGAGTACCTGCTTGGTGCCATCAGTGACCATATACAGTACCTACGAACAGCACAG GTCCCGATGGACTCTGTTTCAAAGACTGACAAAAGCGATCCGGTTTGCCCTCCAGTGCCGATCTATACGTTCTGCCATCAGATCAGTGGCGCTGAGTTTGAACAGCAAAAACTGGAGTCCTCTCAGAAGGCCATGGAGGAGCTGCTAGAGATCCTGGTGACAGATCAAAACATCAGTGAGAAGGACAGACGCAAGAAACTGAAACAG TTTCAGAAGCAGTACCCAGACATCTACAGGCAACGATTCCCCTCCTCGGACGGAGAGAGCAAGACTGACAacaaaccaaagatcaaacctcCACTCCTCAACATCAAGAAGACCAAAGCTTTCAGCATCAGGAACTGA